The Myxocyprinus asiaticus isolate MX2 ecotype Aquarium Trade chromosome 6, UBuf_Myxa_2, whole genome shotgun sequence region TTGTTACAGAAACGTACAGAAACATCTACGCATGTACATGtgcattctgcctaatatctcctttcatgttccatggaagaaagtcatacaggattggaacatcactttaaagctgcactacataaatttgtgctctctagcgacatatGTAACTGAAggttaaaattgcaagcaatttgcagtagaacacattgCATGAGTTGTGTtccggcactgctcttctggcggatgaatctcaagATTTGAGCTTATCTGGACATCgcatgtgtgtgatcatgactgagaAATATTCAGAGCAGGAGTCATTAATGTGCTATTTTGATGTTGATATTATggtatacaattaaacatttaaaactgaaatattgggggcctgggtagctcagtggtaaagacgctggctaccacccctggagttcgctagttcgaatcccagggtgtgctgagtgactccagccaggtctccaagcaaccaaattggcccggttgctagggagggtagagtcacatggggtaacctcctcgtgatcgctataatgtggttcgttctcgtggagcacatggtgagttgagcgtggatgccgcggtgggtggcgtgaagcctccacacgtgctacgtctccgtggcaacgcgctcatcaagccatgtgataagacgtgtgggttgacgatctcagacgcagaggcagctgggatttgtcctccgccacccggactgaggcgaatcactacatgaccacaaggacttaaaagcacattgggaattggccattccaaattgggagaaaaaggggaaaatcccccccaccccaaaaaaaaactgaaatattacttgctttgatgaagattaaaaaaaaactcctatttaaatattttgaatgaatgaattttacacttatatcacttttctgacactacactcaaagatggggttaaaatataatttattaaacaagaaaacagtaatatgcttaaatatgcaatataacagttacaagaagtaaatttcagaagtcataaatattagtaatcatgtcacagtaacttcccccgacaacatagatacatcgcgatcggttaacacTCGATTTCTCtagcaatattagcttcaacaaccctaccaaaCAACATAtctaagcattatagcaggtaaacaaccaAACGGGTAACAGATATACATCCATCCAAAATGCAGCGATGCTGTGAACTGAGTGAGTGTGACTAACTGAATAGCATAGTTTCCCCAGCTGGAACACGTGACGGCCGGAACTTCTTTGCTGTGTTTACAGACATGACGTAAAGACTCAAGGATGTacatcataagccagcgatttcatgccaaatccaacctgacagctcaaaattATTTGTATGCTTACCACGGTGAATCGGGGtatggtaaggacattgttttgaaaaattattGTTTATGTACTAAAACAATaaatggcaatttgttaatttttaaccaaaaaattatatagtgcagctttaaaagcaACAGATTCCCAAAAAATTTCCAGCCATGTGATTGGCATTCTGTTGCATATCTGTCGTGTCGAATGTGAATGTGTCTTACATGTGGTATGAGGTGGAGGAAAGCATCTCCACTGAGAGTGCCCACTGCAAGGGCCACCAGGAAGCTTAGAAGGAAATTGAAGCAAACTCTGTTCATGAGCGGAATCAACACCACACCAACCAACGCCAGCAAACTGATCAAAGTGATGGCGAGAAAGCCTCCGATCCATGCTGTAAAACATATACTTGTTAGAAACCAAAATGCAAACACGACCCAAACCCCCGGgacacattattttcacatttagagGGCACAGATATTAGTAACTCCatactgaggaaaaaaaaacacaaacattttgaaGATGCACCAGTTTATACATGCATTACAAACCTACATACATACTAAGTGCCAGATTTATGTAAAAACTAAACTCATATACGTAATAGAACCTATGCAGAAAATCATTACTTTTACACTAGTGAAACAGGTTAAGATGAGACGAAACCAAAGGCAAAACCTATGTGAGACCCAAAAGGGTCTTGTCAGAGGAAACGCTATCTCATTGGCTGAACGTAACAGTTGAGGTGACTGGCTATTTGCAggattcccacactttttgacccaTTTATTTTCATGACCTTTCCAGTTGTATGAAAATTTGCATAAATGGACACCACCAGGGGGTAAACTGGGGTGGAACTGTCCCAAATGGTGTTAGGGCACCTCGGActcaaaacagaaacaaatattGGCAGTTTATTGGCCACTTCATTCTATTTCCTGCAGGCAGGCTCCAGTTGTTTTCTTTACGCATTATGTCTCCATTTAGCAACTTTAAAGTtctttaaagttctttaaataTGCACACATGCTCAGCCTCACCCGCTTCCCACTTCTGTTCCCGTTAGATCACAAATTACTATGCAATTTAGAGGTGGGCGACATACCGGTATACATGATAAACTGGTAGAAATTTGGCAAtcagtatacattttggattatcgccTGTATCGCGGTAACCCAAAATCGCCTTCGcgtggcaagaaatgtgcacctcattctattcacGTCACATGTATGCGGTACACGTTCTGTCTGAGAAATGGAGTAGGAAGGCGGGGTGGCTTCACGTGAGAATGAGAGAATTaaagaaacagggtttttcaggtacTGACCATTTTTCAGCGGCTGCTCAAGCGAAATTTCAGGCAGCCGAAGCTAATTAAATGACATTCTTCTCGTGTTatgaatatgcttctcatctcacATATGCAGCTGTGTATCACGTGATTGTCGCGCACGCATCCACTCCAGCAGGCTTCCAGATTGTGCTCCATAGGCAGGAGGACACAGAGCGTGTGATCACTGGCGCTACTTGATCCGGTTTCTCTATCACCAACAAACATCAAAACTtgcgtgacccatttgaattcttctgagtttagtttttttttttaccttaaagcgatgtggaggaagtcaaacatctcaaacggagagagagcctgacattctaaccaacactgacgGGGAAAACAGCcaaaacaatgtgtcatgcgcCAACAATTATATGTCATCTGTCATGCAGATTTTTAAACGACACATCATCACcctaaataaaattcagttcgaatgatgttcgatattagaaaacaaaccggctttgctttcagatattcaaatatcaTCTACAGAGATGactaaataatgtgttttttttcaaGGATAGGAAGGATATTTTTTTACTCATGAATAAGATGAattatttcctttgttgcatTGTTTCAGAAGATGTCAAGTTTCttaagttttataataataataataataataataattagaggtAGGAAAAATATCGAAATATCGTGATATTTTTCCTTGTGATATTTGCAGGCCAAATATCGATATAATAATTTTCACATTTTGGTGATGGGTAACATTATTTCTCTTTGCCAAATCGATCTAGGAATTCAACAACAGACCCTtagaaggtgcagttatcatgctttacacataatcacccacacttactaaaatgtttaacaattttacagtagtaacattaacggaggtattttgacaaaaacgTTAGTATCATATCGCTTACCTTTTAGGTGAAAAACTATTATACTTTGTGTATTGAAACTGTcatgtaataaataattattttaaagtgttttggctACTATTGTaatcataaatactataatttatttttagaaagactagctacactgacctaagcACAGAAATATGGAGCCATTATGGTCTTATAACCTTGTGGCTTTGCATTGTACATGGATATTAgcaaataaactggccttgttttgtaaactggcacttttatattaatttaaaaatgcatttggtgatttggaaacAGTTCTCTGAAATCCAATGAAGACGAATGAGAAACACTGAGtgaaatattgcaatatatcgTAGTTTTTAATCGCAATAATATCATATCGTGACCTAAATAGCGATATAATATCGTATCGCCAGTTACCTTGTAATTCCCacccttaataataatattagtcaacaacatcagactgaaatgtgaaatgtATCATTGTGGTAAGGTTTATTACCACCTTATGAATACCtccaattcatttttttaaactatgtttgtcaagttcctaATAAAGAGAAAAGTATTCATGagtatttaattcaattacaggatttttaaaaaaaataggcattacaatatatttaatttataaaccaatttttatagattttttttttttaaatgtaactctcTCGTGACATATATCATTATCATGATATCACATTTgtgatatcgtgatataagatttatcatatcgcccacccctaacgCAACTAGTGCTAGAAGTGGGAAGAAATGTGTGGTGGCAGATTCCCCCTCTCAGAAATCCCAATttataacacagttattaaaatAACTATGCAACTTAgcctttttatattaaaaaactcAAACTATGTTTAAAGTTAATTTGACTGATTAACACTTACCAGTTTTAATAGAGGATATCCTTGGACTGTCATTGGTGTGATTGTGtggatggtgatgatgatgatggtggtggttgtgatgatggtgatgatctgaaaataaaaaatacaaaagcaACTTGTTACACAGATTCTGCTGATCAGCTGTTACAACTAGAGCTCagaaacacaaatatatataaattataggCTCAAGACCTAACCTGATTGGTCATCATCCTGCAAGAGGCAAGACTTGGAATCAATTTGCATAAGAAGGGCAGGGCACAGATAACTGAAGTCCTTGACAGAGAGACCTGTTCCCTCTGTCATGCCATGTGACTGCAGGATTGTGGAGGCATTTTGACACTGAGAGAGGAAAAGCAGAACTTACTTGAGCTGAAAGTGTGGTAGACCGTATGTAACTGGTGCACATCAGTGTGACTGTGCATTTATGTACCTCTAGACTGGGATGGCCGTGTTCGTGCTCATCATGATCATTGTATAAATGGGTGGGTGTGTCCTCAGACTGGTGGGTGTGGTTAATGTGTGTTACATTAGGCTGGGCCGTATTAAATGAGGCTTGGTCCTGCCTTAAATCATAGTCAGCGCTACGATTTGTCCGGTGTGGTTTTGTGATGTATGACGGCGTGGTCAAAGGTGTAGTCAATTCCTGATTTATCTTCATGTAAAGATTGTGTTGTGCATCTGATTTACTCTTCTTCCCAGGGGCAGGATCAGATTGCACTTTCGGGACAGGGTCAATCTTCTCCATGTTATGGTCGTCATCAACCTTCTTGCTGGTAACATGATGTGTATGTGTGGTAAGTTTGTCCACATGTGCATGCGTGCGAGCATGTGAGTGTGTACGATTGTGTGCGTTTCCATGGTGATGCACCATCACCTTCCGGATGTGGTCCAGCCCCACCCCCTTTAAAAGATTGTGCAAGCCTTCTAATGAGATACTACCATTCTGGCCATACTTATTGAACAGAGCCTGTAGGTAGCGCTGTTGCACCTGTCCTGCTACACCACCATCTGTCTCTATGGTGATAGACCTGCAGTCTGAACCTGCCTCCATTGAACACGCCCACAACAGTGCCAGTGACATCACTGGCCAGAAGCGTGGCCATCTGCCAATCATGCTGGTATCCTATTACATAGAAAATATTACTTTTGTAAGTtacaaaaacattgtaacaaCAGAATGTCAACATTACAATTCTTAAAATCTATgagtcattcctacaattcggtgactTTGGCTTTGgaacttttgaaaaatgaaactgCATGGCACGGACTAcatgtttcatcattaaagggatatGTTAAAGATTTTATAAATCATAGAGGTCAAGCTAAATGATTTaacaaattcagaggtccattgAGTTAGGTGAGCAGGGTCAGGGTAGAAAATTACAGGGTGAACAATAACAGCTGACATTCAGTGAGTAAAAACAGATTTTCATCTAacatattatataaattatatttgtaaactTAAGAGTGATGATTTTATTTCtatcatatatcatatattagttattttttattacattaattttccCTATATCTTTCCATAACAGGATGGACATGTTATGGTTGACCATTTATgactaacatcacaaaataaaaggATAACATGATTACAAACCAGAGCTGTTACACACTGATTTCAAATAACTCCAAAATAATTTTGCTTGATGGATGTCACTTCCAAAGTGTGACATCATTTCATAACATAGATCATCAATTAAAAGTAgttatagttaacccaaaaatgaaaattatcttatttactcaccctcatgccatcccagatgtgtatgactttgtcttctgAAGAACACCAACAAatatctttagaagaatatctcagcctcgtggatccatacaatgtaagttaatggtgaccaaaactttgaagctccaaaaggatataaaggcagcataaaagtaatccatacgactccagtggtttaatcaatgtcttctgaagcgatccaattggttttgggtgagataaGACCAaattataactcctttttcactataaatcttgccatttcAGTCTCTAGGCAGGAGCATTATTTcaa contains the following coding sequences:
- the LOC127442098 gene encoding zinc transporter ZIP6-like, whose product is MIGRWPRFWPVMSLALLWACSMEAGSDCRSITIETDGGVAGQVQQRYLQALFNKYGQNGSISLEGLHNLLKGVGLDHIRKVMVHHHGNAHNRTHSHARTHAHVDKLTTHTHHVTSKKVDDDHNMEKIDPVPKVQSDPAPGKKSKSDAQHNLYMKINQELTTPLTTPSYITKPHRTNRSADYDLRQDQASFNTAQPNVTHINHTHQSEDTPTHLYNDHDEHEHGHPSLECQNASTILQSHGMTEGTGLSVKDFSYLCPALLMQIDSKSCLLQDDDQSDHHHHHNHHHHHHHHPHNHTNDSPRISSIKTAWIGGFLAITLISLLALVGVVLIPLMNRVCFNFLLSFLVALAVGTLSGDAFLHLIPHSQGHHQHSHSEHHNHGEEEDSLRPVWTGLTVLSGVYVMFLIEHFLTLGKMYKDKKQKVQKRVDLTAEVLESEKVPSLEENDVKALEAAETNGGSACGRGVAEEEEVMLGAELYTDLDCENKCHSHFHDTVGQSDEQHHHHHDYHHILHHHHSQNHHPHTHSHRHTHSYSLQHFQQAGVATLAWMVIMGDGLHNFSDGLAIGAAFTEGLSSGLSTSVAVFCHELPHELGDFAVLLKAGMSVRQAILYNLLSALMGYLGMITGILIGHYAENVAMWIFALTAGLFMYVALVDMVPEMLHNDASEAGFSHYGFFLLQNAGILLGFSIMLVIAVFEHRIQLDIGF